The Pseudomonas cucumis sequence CAAGCCACGGTCCATCGCCTCTTCCCAGGTCAGCGCCCAAACCACCAGTTTCAGGCACATGGAATCGTAGAACGGCGGAATGGTGTAGCCGGTATAGATCGCTGTGTCGGTGCGCACGCCGGGACCGCCGGGCGCGTAGTAACGGGTGATCTTGCCGAAGCTCGGCAGGAAGTTGTTTTTCGGGTCCTCGGCGTTGATGCGGAACTGCAACGCGAAACCGCGGTGCTGGATGTCTTCCTGTTTCACCGAGAGCGGCAAACCGGACGCAATGCGAATCTGCTCGCGAACGATGTCGATGCCGGTAATTTCTTCGGTGATGGTGTGTTCCACCTGCACCCGGGTGTTCATCTCCATGAAGTACACCTCGCCCTCGGCGAGCAGGAACTCCACGGTGCCGGCGTTCTCGTAACCCACGGCCTTGGCTGCACGCACCGACAGGTCGCCAATGTAGGCGCGCTGCTCCGGGGTCAGTTGCGGGCTCGGAGCGATCTCGATCAGCTTCTGGTTGCGACGCTGGATCGAACAGTCACGCTCGAACAGGTGCACCACGTTGCCGAAGCTGTCGCCGAGGATCTGCGCTTCGATGTGTTTCGGATTGACGATGCATTTTTCCAGGAACACTTCCGCCGAACCGAACGCCTTGGTAGCTTCGGAAATAACCCGTGGAAAGGCTTGTTCGAGTTCTTCGCGACTGTTGCAACGACGAATGCCGCGGCCGCCACCACCGGAGGTGGCCTTGAGCATTACCGGGTAACCGATGCGGTCGCCTTCGGCCAGGGCCTCTTCGATGCCCGACACGTTGCCTTCGGTTCCCGGGGTGACCGGTACGCCGGCCTTGATCATGCTGCGGCGAGCTTCGGTCTTGTCGCCCATGCGGCGAATCACTTCGGCCGATGGACCAATGAATTTGATACCGCGTTCGGCGCAGATGTCTGCCAGCTCGGCGTTTTCCGAAAGGAAGCCGTAACCGGGGTGCAACGCATCGCAACCGGTTTCCACCGCCAGGTTCACCAGCTTGCGCGGGTTCAGGTAGCCGGCCAGTGGCTCGGCACCGATGCTGTGGGCCTCGTCCGCACGCTTCACATGCAAGGCATGGCGATCGGCGTCGGAATAGATCGCGACCGAGCGAATGCCCATCTCGGCGCAGGCACGCACGATTCGTACGGCAATCTCACCACGGTTGGCAATCAGGATCTTTCTTATCACTTGGAGGTTCCCTTGAGCCGGTGGTACCCACGACCTGTCAGACCAGGTCGACGCGTGACCAAATGTTTCAATTCAGTCGCAGCTCCACACTAGCCTTCGCAAGGGATTAACAAAAATGAATAATAATTGGGTTACACATAAGCAAAGACTTATAGTTGAGGCATCAGCCTCCGCTCAGGATCTCTAGAAAATGCGTAAGTCATTGATGCGTATGACATTGCGTCAATTGCAGATCTTCAATGAAGTGTGCGACTTAAGGTCTTACAGCCGCGCCGCCGATGAAATGTCTCTCACACAACCTGCCGTGAGCCTACAGATTCGTCAACTCGAAGAGCTGATCGGCCAACCTTTATTCGATTATGTCGGCAAAAAACTCTACATGACCGAAGCGGCCGAAGCACTGCAGCGCGCTAGCCGGGACATTTTCGGGCGCCTGGAGAACCTCGATATGCAGCTGTCAGACATGCAGGGCTCATTGCAGGGCCAGCTGAAACTGGCGGTGGAATCCAGCGCCAAGTATTTCGTACCGCACCTGTTTGCCGCGTTCAAACGCCAGCATCCCGAAGTGAACCTGCACCTGACGGTGGTCAATCGTGGCCAGGTCATCCGGCGCCTGTCGGACAACCGTGATGATCTGGTGATCATGTCGATGGTCCCACAGGACATGGGGCTGGAATTCCTGCCGTTCCTTAATAATCCGATTGTCGCTGTAGCGCCGCCGGATCATCCGCTGTGCCATATGGGACCGTTGCGCTTGCAGGATCTTGAGCCCTACACGCTGCTGTTGCGCGAACCCGGTTCCGGCACGCGACTGGCCTGCGAGGAGTATTTCAAAGAGAAGCGTGTGCACTTCACCCAGACCCAAGAGGTCGCTTCGGCGGAAGCTCAGCGCGAATGCGTATTGGCGGGTCTGGGCCTGGCGCTGTTGACGCGCCACGCCCTGAACCTTGAGTTGGCGACCGGCGGATTGATCGAGTTACCGGTCGAAGAACTGCCGTTATATCGCAGCTGGTGCCTGGTGCAAGCCAAGGCCAAACGGCTGTCGCCGGTGGCCCACGCATTCCTTGCGTTTATCCGCAGCGAACGGGCGCAGATCAGCGCGTTGGTTGAGCGTTTCGACGGGAAGCTACCGGTGCCGCCTGCCAGTAGTTGAGTTCGAGGTCGTCAGGAAACTCGCCGATTTCGGCCAGAAGCTGACGGCGTTCGCAGCGATCTTCGATGGCGCGGCGAAATTCCATGCGGCGCTGATCTTCTTGCTGACGACGGGTTTTGACGGCGCTGTTGCGTTCTTCGTAGGGCTGAGCCATTTCGAGTCTCCCAAGGCGAGTACGGGAGTTACAAGATAGGTGCGAGGGATGACGGTTTGGCGGCGGGAGGGTTACAGCGGTGTGAAATTTGAAAAGCAAAAGATCGCAACCTTCGGCAGCTCCGGGTAAACGCATTCCCCTGTATGAGCTGCCGAAGGCTGCGATCCTTTGATCTTAATCGTCCAGCGCTTTCACGGACTTGGGTGACAGCCGCAAGCTGCGAAGGCTGCGTTTGACGCTTTTCAGGTGGTTGACCAGGCTCGGACCGCGGGCCATGGCCACGCCCATCGCCAGCACATCGATCACCACCAGGTGCGCGATACGCGACGTCAATGGCGTATAGATTTCGGTGTCTTCGTGCACATCGATCGCCAGGTTGACGGTCGACAACTCGGCCAAAGGGGTCTGGCTCGGGCACAGGGTGATCAACGAAGCGCCGCTTTCACGCACCAGGTTGGCGGTGATCAACAGGTCCTTGGAACGCCCCGACTGGGAAATGCAGATCGCCACATCGCTCGGCTTCAAAGTAACCGCCGACATGGCCTGCATGTGCGGATCGGAATACGCCGCTGCAGTCAGCAGCAAACGGAAAAATTTGTGCTGGGCATCCGCCGCTACAGCGCCCGAAGCACCGAAGCCATAGAACTCGACGCGCTGGGCCTGAGACATCAGCGACACAGCCCTCTGCAATTCCACCGGATCGAGTTTCTCGCGAACTTCCATCAGGGTGTGCAGGGTGGTATCGAAGATTTTCAGGCTGTAATCGGCGACCGAATCGTCTTCATGGATCGCGAATTGCCCGAAGCTCGCGCCGGCCGCCAGGCTCTGCGCCAGTTTCAGCTTCAAATCCTGAAATCCGGAGCAACCGATGGCGCGGCAAAACCGCACGATGGTCGGCTCGCTGATGCCCACGCTGTGGGCCAGGTCGGCCATGGAACTGTGCATCACCGCCGCAGGATCAAGCAGCACGTGGTCGGCGACCTTGAGCTCCGACTTGCGTAACAGGTGGCGTGACTGGGCGATGTGTTGCAGCAGATTCAAAGGGGCGGACTCTTTGTTATTGGCAGGTGCCGGGGATGTAGCAAGCTTGTAGTTATACTACATGAATCGGCTTTTTGCCTGCTCAATGCGTAACTCAATGTCCCCGTTTCATGCGACATGCGCTCCATGTAGCCCTCTCGGTCCTTGTAGCAGCTGGCGAAGGCTGCGGCTAAAAAGGGTTGGCGTCGCGACGTAAAAGCTCGGCCAGGTCGGCGGCCTCGACCGGACGACTGACCCAATAGCCCTGCACTTCATCGCAACGTTCGGCCTTCAGAAACTCCAACTGCTCCGGTCGCTCGACGCCTTCAGCCACAACTTTCAGTGACAGGCCGTGGGCCATGGCAATGATCGCTCGGGTGATCGCCGCATCTTCGCTGCTCTCCCTCAGACCGCGGATAAATGCCTGATCGATTTTCACGTAGTCCACGGGGATGCGCTTGAGGTAGCTAAGAGACGAATAGCCAGTGCCGAAATCGTCGATCGCCAACTTCACCCCGAGATCGCGCAATTGCTGGAAGGTCGCGATGATGTGCTCGACGCTGTCCAGCAACTGGCTTTCGGTGAGTTCCAGTTCCAGGTAATGCGGCGCCAGACCAGTCTCCTCAAGTACCTGACGCACCAGGCTGACCAGTTTCCCCTGCCGCAATTGATGCACCGACAGGTTGACCGACACCCGAATCGGCTCCAGCCCCTGACGCTGCCACTCGCAGGCTTGCCAGCAGGCCTGACGCAAAACGAATTCACCAATAGCGCCGATCAGCCCGGTTTCCTCGGCCAGACCGATGAAATCCCCCGGTGGCACCTGGCCCAGGGTCGGGTGATTCCAGCGTACCAACGCCTCGGCGGCATTCAGCCGGCCGGTGGCGAGGCAGAGTTTCGGTTGATAAAACACTTTCAACTGCTTTTCTTCGATGGCTTTGCGCAACTGGTTCTCGAGCTGCAAACGCTCGAGTGTGCTGGCTTGCAGGCTGTCGGTGTAAAACTGGAAGTTGTTGCCGCCCAAGTGCTTGGCATGCTGCATGGCCATGTTCGACTGGCTGACCAGCACGGTAATCTCCCGCGCGGTGTCTGGCAACAGGCTGATGCCCATGGACGCGCTCACCACCAATTCATGACCCTCGACGGTGACGGGCAAACGCAACTTGGCCGCCAATCGAGTCGCCACGCGCGCCAGGCTCGACAGGTTGCCGTAGGCGTCGAACAGCACCGCAAACTCATCGCCGGACAACCGGGCGATGGTGTCCGCTTCTGGCAGCGCATTGACCAGCCGCCGCGACATTTTCTGCAGCAGCTGATCAGCGATTTCGTGACCGAGGCTATCGTTGAGCAGCTTGAAACGATCCAGATTGATGTGCAGCAACGCCAGGCTGCGCCGACCGCCCTGACGCACCCGCTGATGAGCCTCGCGAAGCCGTTCGCGGAACAACGAACGGTTGGCCAATCCGGTGAGTTCGTCGTAATGGGTGAGGTAGCGCATGCGCTCTTCGGATTCACGCCGAGCGGATAGATCGGCGAAGAAGCCGACAATATGACTCACATTTCCCCGCGCATCGCGCACAGCATTCAATTGCAGCCATTGCGGATACAACTCGCCATTCTTGCGCGTTTCGACCAACTCGCCTTGCCAGGTGCCATGCTGCTCCAGCGCCTGATGAATCGCGGCGTAATGCCGACGGGCATCGCGGCTGCAGGGCAAATCGACCACGTTGCGCCCGAGCATGTCGTCGATGTCGTAGCCGGTCACTTGGCTGAAGGCCTGATTGACGGCAATCAGCGCGTAATTCGGGTCGAAAATCACAATGCCTTCGCTGGCCGCCTCGAACACTGTCGCCGCCAGTTGGCGCTGTTCTTCCAGGCCCTTGCTGGCGCTGATATCGCGGCGAGTGCCGACCATGCGGATCACCCGGCCGTTCTCGGCGCGCTCCACCGCTCGACCACGGTCCTCGATCCAGACCCAATGGCCATCGCCATGCCGTACCCGATACTCGATCTGATAATCCTCGCTACGGCCCTTCAAGTGCTCGACCAGCGCCCGCTTCAGCGATGGCAAGTCGTCGGGGTGCAGCCTGGGCTTGAGGTGGCGGAGCATCGCTGTCACGAATTCCGGCTCCAGGCCAAACAGCTCCTGGAGTTGGGTGTGATGGACTTCGTCTGTCTGCAGGTTCCAGTCCCACAGCCCGAGTTCGCTCGCCTTCAACGCCAGCGCCAGCCGCGCTTCGCTCTTGCTCAAGGCCTGATTGGCGGCGTCCAGTTCCAGACTGCGTTGTGCGACCCGGTTTTCGAGATCGACCTGAGTTTCACGTAATTCGTCTTCAGCGCGGCGACGCTGGTCGATTTCCTTGGCCAGTTCGTGGTTGAGCTGATCGCTGCGACTTTGCGCCTGCTGCAAATGCTCGATCAGGGCCTGATTTTGAAAGCGTCGCAGCAGCCCCTGGTCGATCAGCCGATTGACCTGCCAGGCGACCACGCTCAACGAACCCAGCAAAATCAGGCCAAACCAGCCCCAGCCCTGTTCTTGCTCATCGCCGCCCCAGAACAGATAGCCGATGGCCGGCAACAGACAGGGCAAGGTAAAGGACAGAAAAGCCGGCAGACTGACGGCATAGGCGACGCTGGCCGAGAGCGCCGCGGCGCCGATCAGGCCGAACACCCAGGCTTGTTGCATGAAATTGTCAGCGGGCACCAACGCGATGCCGGCACCGGCCAGGGTCAGGCCAGTCATGGCTGAGCCAAGCATGAACATGCGACGCCAGACCGGATGGGCCTGACGGTTGGGAATCGCCGAATCGAAGGCCGCGACCTGAATCACCCGCAACGCCACCAGCGACAATAACCAGATCAGCCAGACGCTGACCACGAAGTAACGCTGCGGGCTCCAAAGCAAGCCGGCACACACCAGGCCGTTGATCAGCATGAACAGCGTAGGCAACAGCGAGCCCTGGTATAGCAGGCGCGTGCGTTCGACCGCCATTTCCATAGCGTACTGTTTGCGGATAACCCGGGGCTCCACAGAGGGGCCCGACAGGTCGGAGCTGAGGGTCATAGGCAATGTTCTTGTTCTTATAGTGAGCATGCGAGCCCGAATTGTGGACGGAGCATACACAAGCAAATGCCCGGACCAAACAGCCCAAGGTCATAAAATAGACGAAAGTTTGAGCCGCCCACCTTGGTAAAAAAGCCGCCAGACGAGCTCCGCCAATGCTTGCAGCTGGTGACCGACCGGTCGTCATCGGTGCTTCTTTCATCGGCTAATGCAAAGCTCGGTTTGCCCGGTGTGACGGCGCACCCTAGAATGCCCCGATGCGCGATGATCTCTCCCTTCTGCTGAACTCCCTCAACGATGCCCAACGTCAGGCCGTAGCTGCCTCCGTGGGTCGTCAGTTGGTCCTGGCCGGTGCTGGCTCCGGTAAAACCCGAGTGCTGGTGCACCGTATCGCCTGGTTGATCCAGGTCGAAAACGCCTCGCCCCACTCCATTCTGTCGGTGACCTTCACCAACAAGGCCGCTGCCGAGATGCGTCATCGCATCGAGCAGCTGATGGGTATTAACCCGGCCGGCATGTGGGTCGGCACCTTCCACGGCCTGGCGCACCGCTTGCTACGGGCGCATTGGCAGGAAGCCGGCCTGAGCCAGACCTTCCAGATTCTCGACAGTGACGACCAGCAACGGTTGGTCAAGCGGGTGATCCGAGAGCTGGGCCTGGACGAACAACGCTGGCCGGTCCGACAGGCCCAGTGGTTCATCAACGGGCAGAAAGACGAAGGTCTGCGTCCGCAACATATTCAAGCCAGCGGCGATCTGTTCCTGGCGACCATGCGCAGCATTTATGAAGCCTATGAAGCTGCTTGCCTGCGCGCCGGCGTCATCGACTTCTCCGAACTGCTGCTGCGCGCCCTCGATCTGTGGCGCGATCAGCCGGGCCTGCTCGCCCATTATCAGAAGCGCTTCCGGCACATTCTGGTGGACGAGTTCCAGGACACCAACGCCGTGCAGTACGCCTGGTTGCGTCTGCTGGCCAAGGGTGGCGACAGCCTGATGGTGGTCGGCGACGACGATCAGTCGATCTACGGCTGGCGTGGCGCGAAAATCGAGAATATTTATCAGTATTCCGACGATTTCCCGGATGCCCAGATCATTCGTCTGGAGCAAAACTACCGCTCCACAGCCGGGATCCTCAAAGCCGCCAACGCCCTGATCGCCAACAATACCGGGCGCATGGGCAAAGAGCTGTGGACCGATGGTGGCGAAGGCGAAGCGATCAATCTGTACGCCGCCTTCAATGAACACGATGAAGCACGCTACGTGGTTGAAACCATCGAAAGTGCGCTGAAAACCGGCTTGGCCCGCAGCGATATCGCGATTTTGTACCGCTCCAACGCCCAATCGCGCGTTTTGGAAGAAGCCTTGTTGCGCGAGCGCATTCCATACCGCATTTATGGCGGTCAGCGCTTCTTCGAACGGGCAGAAATCAAGAACGCCATGGCGTACCTGCGTTTGCTGGAAGGCCGTGGCAACGATGCGGCCCTGGAGCGGGTGATCAACGTTCCGGCCCGTGGCATTGGCGAAAAAACCGTCGAAGCGATCCGCGATCATGCGCGCCACAGCCATGTGTCAATGTGGGAAGCCATGCGTCAGCTGGTGGCCAACAAAGGCCTGACTGGCCGTGCTGCCGGCGCCCTGGGGGCGTTTATGGAGCTGATCGAGAATCTCGCCGCCAAGTGCCTGGAAATGCCGCTGCATTTGATGACCCAAACCGTGATCGAGCAATCGGGGCTGATTGCCTACCATCAGGCGGAAAAAGGCGAGAAAGGCCAGGCCCGGGTAGAAAACCTTGAGGAAC is a genomic window containing:
- a CDS encoding acetyl-CoA carboxylase biotin carboxylase subunit, producing the protein MIRKILIANRGEIAVRIVRACAEMGIRSVAIYSDADRHALHVKRADEAHSIGAEPLAGYLNPRKLVNLAVETGCDALHPGYGFLSENAELADICAERGIKFIGPSAEVIRRMGDKTEARRSMIKAGVPVTPGTEGNVSGIEEALAEGDRIGYPVMLKATSGGGGRGIRRCNSREELEQAFPRVISEATKAFGSAEVFLEKCIVNPKHIEAQILGDSFGNVVHLFERDCSIQRRNQKLIEIAPSPQLTPEQRAYIGDLSVRAAKAVGYENAGTVEFLLAEGEVYFMEMNTRVQVEHTITEEITGIDIVREQIRIASGLPLSVKQEDIQHRGFALQFRINAEDPKNNFLPSFGKITRYYAPGGPGVRTDTAIYTGYTIPPFYDSMCLKLVVWALTWEEAMDRGLRALDDMRLQGVKTTAAYYQEILRNPEFRSGQFNTSFVESHPELTNYSIKRKPEELALAIAAAIAAHAGL
- a CDS encoding LysR family transcriptional regulator, with protein sequence MRMTLRQLQIFNEVCDLRSYSRAADEMSLTQPAVSLQIRQLEELIGQPLFDYVGKKLYMTEAAEALQRASRDIFGRLENLDMQLSDMQGSLQGQLKLAVESSAKYFVPHLFAAFKRQHPEVNLHLTVVNRGQVIRRLSDNRDDLVIMSMVPQDMGLEFLPFLNNPIVAVAPPDHPLCHMGPLRLQDLEPYTLLLREPGSGTRLACEEYFKEKRVHFTQTQEVASAEAQRECVLAGLGLALLTRHALNLELATGGLIELPVEELPLYRSWCLVQAKAKRLSPVAHAFLAFIRSERAQISALVERFDGKLPVPPASS
- a CDS encoding PA3496 family putative envelope integrity protein: MAQPYEERNSAVKTRRQQEDQRRMEFRRAIEDRCERRQLLAEIGEFPDDLELNYWQAAPVASRRNAQPTR
- the hexR gene encoding transcriptional regulator HexR; the encoded protein is MNLLQHIAQSRHLLRKSELKVADHVLLDPAAVMHSSMADLAHSVGISEPTIVRFCRAIGCSGFQDLKLKLAQSLAAGASFGQFAIHEDDSVADYSLKIFDTTLHTLMEVREKLDPVELQRAVSLMSQAQRVEFYGFGASGAVAADAQHKFFRLLLTAAAYSDPHMQAMSAVTLKPSDVAICISQSGRSKDLLITANLVRESGASLITLCPSQTPLAELSTVNLAIDVHEDTEIYTPLTSRIAHLVVIDVLAMGVAMARGPSLVNHLKSVKRSLRSLRLSPKSVKALDD
- a CDS encoding EAL domain-containing protein, translating into MTLSSDLSGPSVEPRVIRKQYAMEMAVERTRLLYQGSLLPTLFMLINGLVCAGLLWSPQRYFVVSVWLIWLLSLVALRVIQVAAFDSAIPNRQAHPVWRRMFMLGSAMTGLTLAGAGIALVPADNFMQQAWVFGLIGAAALSASVAYAVSLPAFLSFTLPCLLPAIGYLFWGGDEQEQGWGWFGLILLGSLSVVAWQVNRLIDQGLLRRFQNQALIEHLQQAQSRSDQLNHELAKEIDQRRRAEDELRETQVDLENRVAQRSLELDAANQALSKSEARLALALKASELGLWDWNLQTDEVHHTQLQELFGLEPEFVTAMLRHLKPRLHPDDLPSLKRALVEHLKGRSEDYQIEYRVRHGDGHWVWIEDRGRAVERAENGRVIRMVGTRRDISASKGLEEQRQLAATVFEAASEGIVIFDPNYALIAVNQAFSQVTGYDIDDMLGRNVVDLPCSRDARRHYAAIHQALEQHGTWQGELVETRKNGELYPQWLQLNAVRDARGNVSHIVGFFADLSARRESEERMRYLTHYDELTGLANRSLFRERLREAHQRVRQGGRRSLALLHINLDRFKLLNDSLGHEIADQLLQKMSRRLVNALPEADTIARLSGDEFAVLFDAYGNLSSLARVATRLAAKLRLPVTVEGHELVVSASMGISLLPDTAREITVLVSQSNMAMQHAKHLGGNNFQFYTDSLQASTLERLQLENQLRKAIEEKQLKVFYQPKLCLATGRLNAAEALVRWNHPTLGQVPPGDFIGLAEETGLIGAIGEFVLRQACWQACEWQRQGLEPIRVSVNLSVHQLRQGKLVSLVRQVLEETGLAPHYLELELTESQLLDSVEHIIATFQQLRDLGVKLAIDDFGTGYSSLSYLKRIPVDYVKIDQAFIRGLRESSEDAAITRAIIAMAHGLSLKVVAEGVERPEQLEFLKAERCDEVQGYWVSRPVEAADLAELLRRDANPF
- the uvrD gene encoding DNA helicase II — encoded protein: MRDDLSLLLNSLNDAQRQAVAASVGRQLVLAGAGSGKTRVLVHRIAWLIQVENASPHSILSVTFTNKAAAEMRHRIEQLMGINPAGMWVGTFHGLAHRLLRAHWQEAGLSQTFQILDSDDQQRLVKRVIRELGLDEQRWPVRQAQWFINGQKDEGLRPQHIQASGDLFLATMRSIYEAYEAACLRAGVIDFSELLLRALDLWRDQPGLLAHYQKRFRHILVDEFQDTNAVQYAWLRLLAKGGDSLMVVGDDDQSIYGWRGAKIENIYQYSDDFPDAQIIRLEQNYRSTAGILKAANALIANNTGRMGKELWTDGGEGEAINLYAAFNEHDEARYVVETIESALKTGLARSDIAILYRSNAQSRVLEEALLRERIPYRIYGGQRFFERAEIKNAMAYLRLLEGRGNDAALERVINVPARGIGEKTVEAIRDHARHSHVSMWEAMRQLVANKGLTGRAAGALGAFMELIENLAAKCLEMPLHLMTQTVIEQSGLIAYHQAEKGEKGQARVENLEELVSAARNFENPEEDEEQSPLAAFLGHASLEAGDTQADEHEDSIQLMTLHSAKGLEFPYVFLVGMEEGLFPHKMSLEEPGRLEEERRLAYVGITRAMQNLVLTYAETRRLYGSETYNKVSRFVREVPKGLIQEVRLSNSVSRPFGGGQQQSSSSLFGGSEIPDTGFSLGQAVRHSVFGDGVILNFEGAGAQARVQVNFSEGSKWLMLGYAKLEAI